The following coding sequences lie in one Mucilaginibacter sp. KACC 22773 genomic window:
- a CDS encoding DUF4349 domain-containing protein, producing MKTKFFTALAAGVLLLGACKGGRSGNYEAINNSSSADSAKSEKETMADTSLFVQPKLVKSADMRFKVKNVQQTAEKITALTVKNNGMVMHHQMESSAQGSQDYRISGDSVRRVSAFNTNEDMTIKVPSDKLEDFMYQVAHMGTHVTLSKMDIEDKSLDYLSAKLKLNSRKELVDQQKKGKVTIKNPLNVLLLKDDMVDGQIDNLKIDAAVKFSVITLNFYESNTIIQENIANDDPSAYQLSFGKRFFNSVAYGWFLFTELILALTNLWVFVLAAIAVWMLFRFYKRKHPAFLGAIKP from the coding sequence ATGAAAACAAAATTTTTTACTGCCCTTGCGGCGGGAGTATTGCTGCTGGGCGCTTGTAAGGGAGGCAGGTCGGGAAATTACGAAGCTATAAACAACAGCAGCAGCGCCGATTCGGCTAAGTCAGAAAAAGAAACGATGGCCGATACCTCCTTATTTGTACAGCCCAAGCTTGTAAAATCGGCCGATATGCGTTTCAAAGTAAAAAATGTTCAGCAAACGGCCGAGAAAATAACCGCGCTCACGGTGAAAAACAACGGCATGGTAATGCACCACCAAATGGAGTCGTCGGCGCAGGGCAGCCAGGATTACCGCATCAGCGGTGACTCCGTACGCAGGGTATCGGCATTCAATACCAACGAAGACATGACCATTAAAGTCCCCTCGGATAAACTGGAGGATTTTATGTACCAGGTGGCCCATATGGGTACGCATGTTACCCTCAGCAAAATGGATATTGAAGATAAATCGCTCGATTATCTATCCGCAAAACTAAAACTAAACAGCCGCAAAGAACTGGTAGATCAGCAAAAGAAAGGCAAGGTTACCATCAAAAATCCGCTGAATGTATTGTTGTTAAAGGATGATATGGTAGACGGGCAGATTGACAATCTTAAAATAGATGCTGCCGTTAAGTTTAGCGTAATTACCCTTAACTTTTATGAAAGCAATACCATCATCCAGGAAAACATCGCCAACGATGATCCATCGGCCTATCAGCTATCTTTCGGCAAACGTTTTTTCAATTCGGTGGCTTACGGTTGGTTTTTGTTTACCGAATTAATTTTGGCGCTTACCAATCTTTGGGTATTTGTTTTAGCCGCGATAGCCGTATGGATGTTATTCAGATTTTATAAAAGAAAACACCCGGCTTTTTTAGGTGCGATAAAACCCTGA
- a CDS encoding DUF4349 domain-containing protein produces the protein MKTKIFTALAAGFLLLGACKGSGGSYDNEKSTNSADTASVSPAAVTAKTDKLDDAKLVKTADMRIKVKDVGKATETVTALTAKYGGMVIHHQMQTTNEGSQDLSVGNDSVMHISSFSSVADMTVNVPPNHLEDFMNQVAQIGLYVENRKMNIEDKSLDYLSSKLKRENRENAVKQEANTGEKTDPEKQLTAKDDIVDRKIANLKTDQDVKFSTVILSFYQSRTVLKEVLPSNDASAYQLPASKRLVSALIYGWSLFINLAVGFANIWVFVLAAICLWLLFRYYRRKHPAFFGTIKS, from the coding sequence ATGAAAACAAAAATTTTTACTGCCCTTGCGGCGGGGTTCTTGCTGCTGGGCGCCTGTAAGGGTTCTGGCGGAAGTTACGACAACGAAAAAAGTACTAATAGCGCAGATACGGCCAGTGTATCGCCTGCTGCAGTTACGGCCAAAACCGACAAACTTGACGATGCTAAGCTGGTTAAAACGGCCGATATGCGTATTAAAGTAAAAGATGTTGGCAAAGCCACAGAAACGGTTACCGCCTTAACTGCAAAATATGGAGGCATGGTAATTCATCACCAAATGCAAACCACAAACGAAGGCAGCCAGGACCTAAGCGTCGGTAATGATTCTGTGATGCACATATCTTCGTTTAGCAGCGTTGCCGATATGACAGTCAACGTTCCTCCAAATCACCTGGAAGATTTCATGAACCAGGTTGCCCAGATAGGACTATATGTCGAGAACAGGAAAATGAACATCGAAGATAAATCTCTTGATTATTTATCTTCAAAGCTCAAGCGCGAAAACAGGGAAAATGCTGTAAAACAGGAGGCGAACACCGGTGAAAAGACCGACCCGGAAAAACAACTCACGGCTAAAGATGACATTGTCGACAGAAAAATTGCTAACCTTAAAACAGACCAGGATGTAAAGTTTAGTACTGTAATATTAAGTTTTTACCAAAGCAGAACGGTATTAAAAGAGGTACTGCCAAGTAATGATGCATCAGCATATCAGTTGCCTGCTTCTAAACGTTTGGTTAGCGCATTAATTTATGGATGGTCGCTTTTTATCAATCTGGCCGTTGGTTTCGCCAATATCTGGGTATTCGTTTTAGCTGCCATCTGTTTATGGCTATTGTTCAGGTATTATAGGCGAAAACACCCGGCATTTTTCGGCACTATAAAATCATAA
- the gldB gene encoding gliding motility lipoprotein GldB: protein MITTRYKAKQIYLIFFIGMILSACRGNKKVDVSNIDLEVKIERFDQDFDAMRTHPMAQQAIHLHNKYKVFYQDFIERILPVGSIRDTAYFKTLRNVFANKAYNDLRHDVEATYPKLDKQEAELTDAFKHIKYYYPQKRIPKVYSYFSGFQAQTSIGDGYFAIGLDLFLGANSRFYPSITSAFPHYLSRHFTPENITPRVVEGIAREDMFPESDDDKSLLTKMIYNGKIMYFMDKILPDAGDTLKISYTRDQLKWCTDFEPKIWAYFLEENLLYETDYPKIQKYLTEAPFTPGLGERNESAPKLAVWTGWQIVRAYMDKHPEVTLQQLMANKDAQKILNESKYRPK from the coding sequence ATGATAACTACCCGGTATAAAGCAAAACAAATTTACTTAATTTTTTTTATCGGTATGATATTGTCGGCCTGCCGCGGCAACAAAAAGGTTGATGTAAGTAATATTGACCTTGAGGTGAAGATTGAACGCTTCGACCAGGATTTCGACGCCATGCGCACCCACCCTATGGCACAGCAGGCTATTCACCTGCATAATAAGTACAAGGTGTTTTACCAGGATTTTATTGAACGTATTTTACCGGTAGGCAGCATCAGGGATACCGCTTATTTTAAAACGCTGCGCAATGTTTTTGCCAACAAAGCATATAACGACCTAAGGCACGATGTGGAGGCTACTTACCCCAAGCTGGATAAGCAGGAAGCCGAACTTACCGATGCCTTTAAGCATATTAAATATTATTACCCCCAAAAAAGGATTCCTAAGGTTTACAGTTATTTTTCGGGCTTCCAGGCGCAAACATCCATAGGCGATGGGTATTTTGCTATCGGGCTAGATTTGTTTTTGGGTGCCAATTCGCGGTTTTACCCTTCCATCACCAGCGCGTTCCCGCATTATTTATCAAGGCATTTTACGCCCGAAAACATTACGCCGCGGGTGGTTGAAGGCATTGCCCGCGAAGATATGTTCCCCGAAAGTGACGATGATAAATCGTTGTTGACAAAAATGATTTACAATGGTAAGATCATGTATTTTATGGACAAAATTTTGCCCGATGCCGGCGATACCCTGAAAATAAGCTACACCCGCGACCAGCTAAAATGGTGCACCGATTTTGAGCCTAAGATATGGGCTTACTTTTTAGAAGAAAACCTGCTGTACGAAACCGACTATCCCAAAATTCAAAAATACCTTACCGAAGCACCCTTTACGCCCGGCCTTGGCGAACGCAATGAATCGGCCCCAAAACTGGCCGTATGGACGGGCTGGCAAATTGTACGCGCTTATATGGATAAACATCCCGAAGTTACCCTGCAACAGTTAATGGCCAATAAGGATGCGCAGAAAATATTGAATGAATCGAAGTACCGGCCAAAGTAA
- a CDS encoding NAD+ synthase, which yields MKIALAQLNYHIGNFESNTAKIIDHILKAKQNGADLVVFAELCVCGYPARDFLEFDEFIGLCEESAKKIAEVCIDIACIIGLPTVNNKTEGKDLNNSAYFIEDGKVKAIVNKALLPNYDVFDEYRYFEPSTDFNCIEFKGKKIALTICEDLWNTIENPLYITRPMDILIHQRPDVMINIAASPFAYNHDETRIAILSDNASRYKLPLLYINNIGAQTELIFDGGSLVFDNKGTLIDEMPYFEESTAYYTLNEDNSISFEHPSTMKTDRPGDIEQIHQGIILGIRDYFYKSGFKQAILGLSGGIDSAVVCALAAEALGAQNVMAVLLPSRFSTDHSLKDAEDLVANLGCKSETIAIKDITQAIETSLHPQFKNLPFNIAEENIQSRTRAVLLMAMCNKFGYILLNTSNKSEAAVGYGTLYGDMCGGISVIGDVYKTQVFALARHINKDKEIIPINSIVKPPSAELRPDQKDTDSLPEYDILDKILEEYIEYRRSSAEIIKMGYDEATVRRVIKLTNSAEHKRYQTPPILRVSPKAFGMGRRMPIVGKYLS from the coding sequence ATGAAAATTGCATTAGCCCAGCTTAACTATCATATAGGTAACTTCGAATCAAACACAGCCAAAATAATTGACCATATATTAAAAGCCAAACAAAACGGTGCCGACCTGGTGGTTTTTGCCGAGCTATGCGTGTGCGGCTACCCAGCCCGTGATTTCCTGGAATTTGACGAGTTTATTGGCCTGTGCGAAGAATCGGCAAAAAAAATAGCCGAAGTGTGTATTGATATCGCCTGTATTATCGGCCTGCCTACAGTTAACAATAAAACCGAAGGCAAGGACTTAAATAATTCGGCCTATTTTATTGAGGATGGTAAAGTAAAAGCGATTGTAAACAAAGCGCTGCTACCCAACTATGATGTATTTGACGAATACCGCTATTTTGAACCATCAACGGATTTTAACTGTATTGAATTTAAAGGCAAAAAAATAGCGCTTACCATTTGCGAAGACTTGTGGAACACGATTGAAAACCCTTTATACATCACCCGACCTATGGATATCCTGATCCATCAGCGGCCCGATGTAATGATTAATATCGCAGCTTCGCCATTTGCTTATAACCATGATGAAACGCGGATTGCTATTTTAAGCGATAATGCCAGCCGTTACAAGCTGCCTCTTTTATATATCAATAATATAGGCGCACAAACCGAACTGATTTTTGACGGCGGATCGCTGGTGTTTGATAATAAAGGGACACTGATAGATGAAATGCCCTATTTTGAAGAAAGTACGGCTTACTATACCCTCAATGAGGATAACAGTATCAGCTTTGAGCATCCGTCAACCATGAAAACAGACCGTCCCGGCGATATTGAGCAAATTCACCAGGGCATCATATTAGGCATCCGCGATTACTTTTATAAATCGGGCTTTAAGCAGGCAATTTTAGGTCTGTCCGGCGGTATCGATTCCGCCGTAGTTTGCGCATTGGCTGCCGAGGCTTTAGGGGCTCAAAATGTAATGGCAGTATTATTGCCGTCCCGTTTTTCAACCGATCATTCGCTGAAAGACGCCGAAGACCTGGTGGCTAATTTGGGTTGCAAGAGCGAGACCATCGCCATAAAAGATATAACCCAGGCTATAGAAACATCGCTGCATCCCCAATTTAAAAACCTTCCGTTTAACATTGCCGAAGAAAATATCCAATCGCGTACCAGGGCGGTATTGTTAATGGCCATGTGTAACAAGTTTGGCTATATATTGCTTAATACCAGTAATAAAAGTGAAGCCGCCGTTGGCTATGGAACTTTATACGGCGATATGTGCGGCGGCATTTCTGTTATAGGCGATGTATACAAAACCCAGGTATTTGCCCTGGCCCGCCATATTAATAAAGACAAAGAGATCATCCCGATAAACTCCATTGTAAAACCGCCATCGGCCGAGTTAAGACCTGATCAAAAGGATACCGACTCGTTGCCCGAATACGATATACTGGATAAGATATTGGAAGAATATATTGAATACCGCCGCTCATCTGCCGAGATCATTAAAATGGGTTACGATGAAGCAACAGTTCGCAGGGTGATCAAACTCACCAACTCCGCCGAACATAAACGTTACCAAACCCCGCCAATATTACGGGTATCTCCCAAAGCATTTGGCATGGGCCGCAGGATGCCAATAGTAGGGAAATATTTGTCGTAA
- a CDS encoding S8 family serine peptidase, translating to MNKRYAAVCTSFFLLCIAVQTFAQQPLVSDAKKAELSSFSSQLRSTFNVNKQQALSLAAQKGWPVTRRSRNGNHVFLQGVNSLGFPIYLTTHNNTTAAATTGTNAVQPGGSLGLNLSGSGSNLVGKLAIWDGGSVYAAHQEFAGKTITIKDGASVLDHTTHVAGTMIAKGIYAPAKGMAFNAGSLLSWDFDNDVSEMSGAAAGLLLSNHSYGDVAGWDYNSDASRWEWYGLPGDTVDYTFGFYDTRAQSWDKIAYTAPYYLIVESAGNSRASNGPAIGATYYGYRSRTDQTMVNKGARPSTISDNSGYDIISTTGNAKNTLTVGAVNPLPSGPTNRNDVSVAYFSAWGPTDDGRVKPDIMGDGVNVTSVGIANSSSYLTLSGTSMAAPNITGSLYLLQEYYAQKNSGNFMKSATLKGLVCHTAFDAGNVGPDYIYGWGLLDMPKAAQAITDNGVKSMVKENSLAQGQTQTFNVLASGASALIATIAWTDPQGTVSPDGTINSRTPKLINDLDIKVSDGTTTYNAWVLDPDHPSAAATTGNNIRDNVEQVYIANTVPGKAYTVTVSHKGNLTSGPQAYSLIVTGIGGTAYCTSAPLSDADSRINNVKLANIDNSPAAGCKSYSDYTNLTIQLEQDKSYPLSLTLGTCAANFNKAAKVFIDYNENGIFEDTELVATTGIINGTGTYTTNIKIPATVVAGTYSLMRVVLSETNSAASITACGSYAKGETQDYRVQFLQTSIDAGVLSIVNPGSSGACSASTPVTIAVKNFGSAAITNVPLTVKITAADNTVTTFNGTYTGTLAPGDQDNFTFAQNFNALAGATYTITAISNLTGDPVKNNDTITTTIVINSPSAIGDLSAYYCTDTKQYQLLGQGDGTMLWYQNANDAVPIAAGSPANTTATPVNNTFYAGVNDFKGTVGPATKNIFTGGGYNQFTPSVIVNTKVPVVIQSARLYIGNSGKITFNVSNSSGQIVATTTINAQATRTTPLPGAQADDPADQGKVYDLNLELPAAGNYLISIAYDNTATIYRNNAGVTSYPFSIGKIFSIVGNDATGDNAADTTYYKGFYYYFYDMKVQSLGCASAARKAVTLTKPVITQSNNTLNSSFTTGNQWLLNGKSIQGATGATFDPLQSGNYQVVDTLASGCAVISDVFAYARTATNVDKSTDIGLTVFPVPASTNLYVVFKANAAADLDLSLVNSVGQTIVSEKQSIPQGNFSTVINVTGVQPGVYILRAMLGSKAYAKKVIVVH from the coding sequence ATGAATAAGCGATACGCCGCGGTATGTACTTCTTTTTTTTTGCTGTGTATTGCAGTTCAAACATTTGCTCAGCAACCGCTGGTTAGCGATGCAAAAAAAGCCGAATTAAGCAGTTTTTCTTCGCAATTGAGGAGTACTTTCAATGTAAATAAGCAACAGGCCCTTTCATTGGCGGCGCAAAAAGGCTGGCCGGTTACACGCCGGTCGCGCAACGGTAACCACGTGTTTTTACAGGGCGTAAACAGCCTTGGCTTTCCTATATATCTTACTACGCACAATAATACAACGGCCGCGGCTACAACTGGAACCAACGCCGTACAGCCAGGCGGCTCATTAGGTTTAAATCTTTCAGGATCTGGCAGCAACCTGGTTGGTAAGCTGGCCATTTGGGATGGCGGTTCGGTATATGCCGCGCACCAGGAATTTGCCGGTAAAACCATTACGATAAAAGATGGCGCTTCGGTGCTTGACCATACCACTCATGTGGCCGGCACCATGATTGCCAAAGGCATTTACGCTCCGGCAAAAGGTATGGCTTTTAATGCCGGCAGCCTGTTGTCATGGGATTTTGATAACGACGTATCTGAAATGAGCGGCGCGGCAGCGGGACTGTTGCTATCAAACCATTCTTATGGCGATGTTGCCGGCTGGGATTATAACAGCGATGCCAGCCGCTGGGAGTGGTATGGCCTGCCGGGTGATACTGTTGATTACACTTTTGGATTTTACGATACCCGCGCCCAGTCATGGGATAAAATAGCCTATACGGCCCCCTATTACCTTATTGTGGAATCGGCAGGGAACAGCAGGGCCAGCAACGGGCCGGCCATAGGTGCAACTTACTACGGCTACCGCAGCCGCACCGATCAAACTATGGTAAATAAAGGCGCCCGCCCCTCAACAATAAGCGACAATAGCGGCTATGATATCATCAGCACCACAGGTAACGCCAAAAACACGCTGACGGTTGGCGCAGTAAACCCCTTGCCATCAGGCCCTACCAACAGGAACGATGTGAGCGTTGCCTATTTCAGCGCCTGGGGCCCTACAGACGACGGTCGCGTAAAACCAGACATTATGGGGGATGGGGTAAATGTAACTTCGGTAGGGATAGCTAACAGTTCATCGTACCTTACGCTATCGGGCACATCGATGGCCGCGCCCAATATCACCGGTTCGTTGTATTTATTGCAGGAATACTATGCTCAAAAAAACAGTGGAAATTTCATGAAATCGGCCACACTGAAAGGCCTGGTTTGCCATACCGCCTTTGATGCCGGCAACGTTGGCCCAGATTATATTTATGGCTGGGGATTGCTTGATATGCCCAAGGCGGCACAGGCCATTACCGATAATGGCGTTAAAAGCATGGTAAAGGAAAACTCACTTGCCCAGGGCCAAACGCAAACCTTTAACGTACTGGCATCGGGCGCCAGCGCCTTGATTGCCACCATTGCCTGGACAGACCCCCAGGGAACAGTTTCGCCCGATGGCACTATCAACAGCCGCACACCAAAACTAATTAACGACCTTGATATTAAAGTAAGTGATGGCACCACAACTTACAACGCCTGGGTTTTAGATCCCGATCATCCATCGGCAGCCGCTACAACCGGCAACAACATCAGGGATAATGTGGAGCAGGTATATATTGCCAATACAGTACCGGGTAAAGCTTACACCGTAACTGTATCGCATAAAGGCAATTTAACATCCGGCCCGCAGGCTTACTCGCTTATAGTTACCGGGATAGGCGGCACTGCCTATTGCACGTCTGCCCCTCTAAGCGATGCCGATTCGCGCATTAACAATGTCAAGCTGGCCAATATCGATAACAGCCCGGCAGCAGGCTGCAAAAGCTATTCTGACTACACCAATTTAACCATTCAGCTCGAGCAGGATAAATCATACCCGCTTAGCCTTACACTGGGCACCTGCGCCGCCAACTTCAATAAAGCCGCCAAAGTTTTTATTGACTATAACGAGAACGGCATTTTTGAAGATACGGAACTGGTAGCAACCACCGGCATTATAAATGGCACAGGCACCTATACTACAAACATCAAAATACCGGCAACCGTTGTAGCCGGAACTTATAGCCTGATGCGGGTAGTACTCAGCGAAACCAACAGCGCGGCCAGCATTACAGCCTGCGGCAGCTATGCCAAAGGCGAAACGCAGGACTATCGGGTACAGTTTTTACAAACCAGTATTGATGCCGGCGTGCTATCTATAGTTAATCCGGGTTCAAGCGGGGCATGTTCGGCAAGTACGCCGGTTACTATAGCGGTTAAAAACTTTGGCAGTGCGGCTATCACCAACGTGCCATTAACCGTAAAAATAACCGCCGCCGATAATACGGTAACTACATTTAACGGTACTTACACAGGTACCCTTGCCCCCGGCGATCAGGATAACTTTACCTTCGCCCAAAACTTTAATGCCCTGGCCGGCGCCACTTATACCATAACGGCCATCAGCAATTTAACCGGCGATCCGGTAAAAAATAACGATACGATTACCACAACCATTGTCATCAACAGCCCATCGGCAATAGGCGATTTAAGTGCCTATTATTGTACCGATACCAAACAATACCAACTATTGGGGCAGGGCGATGGCACCATGCTCTGGTATCAAAATGCGAATGATGCTGTGCCAATTGCGGCAGGCAGCCCTGCAAATACTACGGCAACACCCGTTAATAATACTTTTTACGCGGGTGTAAATGATTTTAAGGGAACTGTTGGCCCGGCAACAAAAAATATTTTTACCGGCGGGGGGTATAACCAGTTCACCCCATCGGTAATTGTGAACACCAAAGTCCCGGTGGTTATTCAAAGCGCGCGTTTATATATTGGCAATTCGGGCAAAATAACATTTAACGTAAGCAACAGCAGCGGGCAAATAGTTGCCACTACCACCATTAATGCCCAGGCCACACGTACCACCCCATTACCCGGCGCTCAGGCTGATGACCCTGCCGACCAGGGCAAAGTGTACGACCTTAACCTGGAATTACCTGCAGCCGGCAATTACCTGATATCCATCGCCTATGACAACACAGCCACCATATATCGTAATAATGCAGGCGTAACAAGTTACCCGTTTAGCATCGGCAAAATCTTCAGCATAGTGGGCAATGATGCCACGGGTGATAATGCTGCCGATACTACTTACTACAAAGGCTTTTACTATTACTTTTATGACATGAAGGTACAAAGCCTGGGTTGTGCTTCGGCAGCGCGTAAGGCGGTTACCTTAACTAAACCAGTTATTACACAAAGTAACAATACCTTAAACTCCAGCTTTACAACAGGCAACCAGTGGCTGTTAAACGGCAAATCCATACAGGGTGCAACAGGCGCTACGTTTGACCCTTTGCAAAGCGGAAATTACCAGGTTGTTGATACTCTGGCCAGCGGTTGTGCGGTAATATCGGATGTTTTTGCCTATGCCCGTACAGCAACCAACGTTGATAAATCTACCGATATTGGTTTAACCGTTTTCCCCGTACCGGCAAGTACAAACCTGTATGTGGTTTTTAAAGCAAATGCTGCTGCTGATCTTGACCTATCGCTGGTAAACTCCGTGGGGCAAACTATAGTTTCCGAAAAGCAAAGCATCCCGCAGGGCAATTTCAGCACGGTAATAAATGTAACAGGAGTACAGCCCGGCGTGTATATATTAAGGGCGATGCTGGGGAGTAAAGCTTATGCTAAGAAGGTGATTGTGGTGCATTAG
- the ggt gene encoding gamma-glutamyltransferase, protein MILHCFKIKNNKHLTLFLTALFFIPAGYAQEQPRANNNGQYSNGMVVCAYPDASQVGVDILKKGGNAVDAAVAVQFALTVTHPQAGNIGGGGFMVFRSGKGKTKTLDFREKGPGAASANMYLDSAGNVIPDMSLYTHQASGVPGSVDGMVTAHKKYGKLKWADLVQPSIDLARNGFKITKHLASDLNHTQAQFIKLNPGKNYLLKQGGWNEGDVLVQEDLAKTFEFIRDKGRKGFYDGIVADQIVAEMKNGSGLMTKKDLKRYHSVWRKAITGNYKGYKIITMPPPSSGGIALLQLLQSVEKYPLKRWGYNQDSTIRLIVEAERRVYADRSKYLGDPDFYKVPVDSLLKPAYIASRMSTFSWDAATPSTSIQPGTFVGYESDQTTHYSIVDKDGNAVSITTTLNDSFGSKIFVNGAGFLLNNEMDDFSSKPGVPNMYGLVGGKANSIQPGKRMLSSMTPTIIEKEGKLFMVVGTPGGSTIITSVFQTILNVIEFDQTMQQAVSSKRFHSQWLPDEVTIEKNGVDGATILKLQGKGYKITNRGAIGRVDAILKTQSGYYEGGADPRGDDTTVGY, encoded by the coding sequence ATGATATTACATTGCTTTAAAATAAAAAACAACAAACACTTAACTCTTTTTTTGACGGCACTTTTTTTTATACCTGCCGGATACGCACAGGAACAACCGCGTGCAAACAACAATGGTCAATACAGCAATGGAATGGTGGTTTGCGCCTATCCGGATGCTTCGCAGGTGGGGGTTGATATTTTAAAGAAAGGCGGCAATGCTGTTGATGCTGCCGTAGCGGTACAATTCGCGTTGACCGTAACGCATCCGCAGGCCGGTAATATTGGTGGCGGCGGCTTTATGGTTTTCCGGTCGGGCAAAGGCAAAACCAAAACGCTTGATTTCAGGGAAAAGGGCCCTGGTGCCGCCAGTGCAAATATGTATCTCGATTCAGCGGGGAATGTAATTCCGGATATGAGCCTCTATACCCACCAGGCCTCCGGAGTTCCCGGATCGGTAGATGGGATGGTAACCGCCCACAAAAAATACGGCAAGCTTAAATGGGCCGACCTGGTACAACCATCCATTGATCTGGCCCGCAACGGTTTTAAAATAACCAAACACCTGGCCAGCGACCTGAACCACACCCAGGCGCAATTTATAAAACTGAACCCCGGTAAAAACTATCTTTTAAAACAAGGAGGTTGGAATGAAGGCGATGTGCTGGTACAGGAAGACCTGGCCAAAACATTCGAGTTTATCCGCGATAAAGGCCGCAAAGGTTTTTACGATGGCATAGTAGCCGACCAGATTGTTGCCGAAATGAAAAACGGCAGCGGGCTGATGACCAAAAAAGACCTTAAACGTTATCATTCGGTTTGGCGCAAAGCCATAACTGGCAATTACAAAGGCTATAAAATTATTACCATGCCGCCGCCATCAAGCGGGGGGATTGCTTTATTGCAACTACTTCAATCTGTAGAAAAATATCCCTTAAAACGATGGGGCTATAACCAGGACTCGACCATCAGGTTAATTGTTGAGGCCGAACGCCGTGTGTATGCCGACCGCTCCAAGTATCTCGGCGACCCTGATTTTTATAAAGTCCCTGTTGATAGCCTGCTTAAGCCGGCCTATATTGCATCGCGCATGAGCACATTTAGCTGGGATGCAGCAACACCGAGCACCAGCATACAACCCGGCACTTTTGTTGGGTACGAGAGCGACCAAACCACCCATTACTCGATAGTAGATAAGGACGGCAATGCCGTATCCATCACCACTACACTAAATGATAGTTTTGGGTCTAAGATTTTTGTAAATGGCGCCGGCTTTTTATTAAATAATGAGATGGACGATTTTAGCTCGAAACCCGGCGTGCCCAACATGTATGGCTTGGTTGGCGGTAAAGCCAACAGCATTCAGCCCGGCAAACGCATGCTATCTTCAATGACGCCAACCATCATCGAAAAAGAAGGCAAGCTGTTTATGGTAGTGGGCACCCCAGGCGGATCTACCATTATAACTTCTGTTTTTCAAACGATATTGAATGTGATAGAATTTGACCAGACCATGCAGCAGGCGGTAAGTTCTAAACGCTTCCACTCGCAATGGCTGCCAGACGAGGTTACTATTGAAAAGAATGGGGTTGATGGCGCCACAATTTTAAAACTGCAAGGTAAAGGCTACAAAATAACCAACCGAGGGGCAATCGGCCGGGTAGATGCCATCCTGAAAACCCAATCGGGCTACTACGAAGGCGGCGCTGATCCAAGGGGAGATGATACGACGGTAGGGTATTAG
- a CDS encoding MarR family winged helix-turn-helix transcriptional regulator → MHKSVKHQETIDYFLKIVWQTVANRYNQLVTEFGITQSIGYLLINIDEKEGTTVSQAAALLGLKSTSLSRMLSQLEKTGLIYRESNQGDKRSVKIYLTELGKEKRHQARAVVKQFNNYLNEHISEADKEYLTEMLKKINKLTLNYKP, encoded by the coding sequence ATGCATAAAAGCGTAAAACACCAGGAAACCATCGATTATTTTTTGAAGATTGTGTGGCAAACTGTGGCTAACAGGTATAACCAGTTGGTTACCGAGTTTGGCATTACGCAATCAATTGGTTACCTGCTGATCAATATTGACGAAAAAGAGGGCACCACCGTATCGCAGGCGGCAGCTTTGTTGGGCCTTAAGTCAACCAGTTTATCGAGGATGCTCAGCCAACTGGAAAAAACAGGGCTTATTTACCGGGAATCAAACCAGGGCGATAAACGCTCGGTAAAAATTTATCTGACCGAACTCGGCAAAGAAAAACGCCACCAGGCCCGCGCCGTAGTAAAACAGTTTAACAACTACCTCAACGAGCACATTAGCGAAGCTGATAAAGAGTACTTAACCGAAATGCTCAAAAAGATCAACAAACTCACCCTTAACTATAAACCTTAA
- a CDS encoding FKBP-type peptidyl-prolyl cis-trans isomerase, translated as MNRLLVLLLVLMAGLGACKKSVDPMVQYNIQKGIDDKIISDYIAAHPGDSAKRIDTTGVYYIIKTGEQGSGNDLFTSSTTITVGFTGQILTTGYTFAQTNNFHPSYTLGSVIKGWQLGVPQIKKGGKVRLLIPSRYAYGPYAQDSIHLPANSVLDFNIQLFNITN; from the coding sequence ATGAACAGGTTACTGGTTTTGTTATTGGTTTTGATGGCTGGCTTGGGCGCATGTAAAAAATCTGTCGACCCGATGGTGCAGTATAATATTCAAAAGGGTATCGACGATAAGATCATAAGCGATTACATAGCAGCACACCCCGGGGACAGTGCCAAACGAATTGATACTACGGGGGTATATTATATCATTAAAACAGGTGAGCAGGGGTCAGGGAACGATTTGTTTACCAGTTCCACAACCATAACTGTAGGATTTACGGGACAGATATTGACTACGGGTTATACATTTGCGCAAACCAATAATTTTCACCCTTCGTACACATTAGGGAGTGTGATAAAGGGATGGCAGTTAGGCGTTCCGCAGATAAAAAAAGGGGGCAAAGTGCGTTTATTGATACCATCGCGCTATGCTTACGGGCCATATGCACAGGATTCGATACATTTGCCGGCAAATTCGGTGCTTGATTTTAATATACAGCTTTTTAACATAACAAACTAA